One Aquarana catesbeiana isolate 2022-GZ linkage group LG06, ASM4218655v1, whole genome shotgun sequence genomic region harbors:
- the LOC141147692 gene encoding uncharacterized protein — translation MIKQRWKTLRDNFKRELTRQQQIRSGSSGKQGRMYCHYYELEFLKPVMQDRQTESNINSESEAEEISTENTNIEPEEENDEEDVRETLEPPRQSTSRAKPKKNQQTQEFIEVVRNLIDSQKSENSEISAFTKSLIPQIALVKQEYQCDLRIELMKVIKSFQQKSNTQAPEMPNPQHHHYGNPWEEPSYRAPSFHAPCGSNMSMTPQYNRRFIAGQYDMPPNYYPPMQGPPPPPPPTPPNTAREDSHPHTSFYQDL, via the exons ATGATAAAGCAGCGATGGAAAACATTGAGAGATAACTTTAAAAGGGAATTGACCAGACAGCAGCAAATAAGAAGTGGATCCAGCGGAAAACAAGGGAGGATGTACTGTCACTATTATGAACTGGAATTCTTAAAACCAGTGATGCAGGACAGACA AACAGAAAGCAATATAAATAGTGAGAGTGAGGCAGAGGAGATTAGTACCGAAAACACAAATATAGAACCAGAAGAGGAAAATGATGAGGAGGATGTCAGAGAAACATTGGAGCCACCACGACAATCAACATCAAGAGCAAAACCGAAAAAAAACCAGCAAACACAAGAATTCATCGAAGTAGTCCGAAACCTAATTGACAGCCAAAAATCAGAAAACAGCGAAATCTCTGCTTTCACTAAAAGTTTGATCCCTCAGATTGCACTGGTGAAGCAGGAATACCAGTGTGATCTTCGCATTGAGCTAATGAAGGTTATCAAAAGTTTCCAGCAAAAATCAAACACCCAAGCCCCGGAAATGCCAAACCCACAACATCATCATTATGGTAATCCGTGGGAAGAACCATCATACCGTGCCCCGTCCTTTCATGCGCCATGTGGGTCAAACATGTCCATGACACCACAATATAATAGAAGATTCATTGCAGGCCAATATGACATGCCCCCTAATTACTATCCCCCAAtgcaaggtcctcctcctcctcctcctcctactcctcctaacACCGCTAGAGAGGATTCGCACCCTCACACCTCATTCTATCAGGATCTCTAA